A genomic region of Pseudomonas abietaniphila contains the following coding sequences:
- a CDS encoding PLP-dependent aminotransferase family protein — MAFSERVTRLKSSLIREILAAAQRPDMMSFAGGLPAEAMLPQSQWSDMPRSMGQYGMSEGEPQLREALAAQARALGIACEASQVMIVSGSQQTLDLAAKLYIDKGTEILLEGPTYLAALQIFQLFGADCLTVPLLAEGPDLDVLRQRLQQHTPSFAYLIPTFQNPSAVRYSEEARDAVAALLDEFGVTLIEDEPYRDLTFDGASAKPIVSRLKKASWIYTGTVSKTLMPGLRVGYLIATPDLFPHLLKLKQSADLHTNRVGQWQALQWIGSDHYQQHLLELRGFYRTRRDQFEAALQRHFSDLAQWNSPQGGLFFWLTLKEKIDTRTLLNTALAQNVAFMPGEPFFTDPDANPGYLRLNFSHIEPARLDEGLKRLAAVIRHAQAALAA, encoded by the coding sequence ATGGCATTTTCCGAACGCGTCACCCGTTTGAAGAGTTCTCTGATTCGCGAAATCCTGGCTGCCGCTCAGCGCCCGGACATGATGTCGTTCGCCGGTGGATTGCCTGCCGAAGCGATGTTGCCGCAAAGCCAATGGTCCGACATGCCGCGCAGCATGGGCCAATACGGCATGAGTGAGGGCGAACCGCAATTGCGCGAAGCGCTCGCGGCCCAGGCCCGGGCGCTGGGCATTGCCTGCGAGGCCAGTCAGGTGATGATTGTCAGTGGTTCGCAGCAAACGCTGGACCTGGCCGCCAAGCTGTACATCGACAAAGGCACTGAGATCCTGCTGGAAGGCCCGACCTATCTCGCGGCGCTGCAAATCTTCCAGCTGTTCGGCGCCGATTGCCTCACCGTCCCGTTGCTCGCCGAAGGACCTGATCTGGACGTACTGCGTCAGCGCCTGCAACAGCACACGCCGTCGTTCGCCTATTTGATCCCGACCTTCCAGAACCCTTCGGCCGTGCGCTACAGCGAAGAAGCGCGGGACGCCGTGGCGGCGCTGTTGGACGAGTTCGGCGTGACCCTGATCGAAGACGAGCCTTATCGCGACCTGACGTTTGATGGCGCCAGCGCCAAGCCCATCGTCAGCCGCCTGAAGAAAGCCAGCTGGATCTACACCGGCACCGTGTCGAAAACCCTGATGCCGGGATTGCGCGTGGGGTATCTGATTGCCACGCCGGACCTGTTTCCGCATCTGCTAAAACTCAAGCAGTCCGCTGACCTGCACACCAACCGTGTGGGCCAGTGGCAAGCGCTTCAGTGGATCGGCAGCGATCATTATCAGCAGCATCTGCTGGAGCTGCGAGGCTTCTACCGCACCCGTCGAGACCAGTTCGAAGCCGCGCTGCAACGGCATTTCAGCGATCTGGCGCAGTGGAACAGCCCGCAAGGCGGCTTGTTTTTCTGGCTGACGCTCAAGGAAAAGATCGACACTCGTACGCTGCTTAACACGGCGTTGGCGCAGAACGTGGCGTTCATGCCGGGTGAACCGTTTTTCACCGACCCGGATGCCAACCCCGGCTATCTGCGCCTGAACTTCAGCCACATCGAGCCCGCACGACTGGATGAAGGGTTGAAACGACTGGCGGCAGTCATCAGACACGCACAGGCTGCCCTTGCAGCCTGA
- a CDS encoding glutathione S-transferase N-terminal domain-containing protein: MLMKALRVGLGQLVILIDFLTRPAKKKRSPDAQAAVEASAKDLTLYQFQACPFCVKTRRTLRRLNVPVALRDAKNNEIDRQTLLTEGGKIKVPCLRIEEGDKTVWMYESKVIIDYLDKRFSAV, translated from the coding sequence ATGTTGATGAAGGCATTGAGGGTCGGCCTGGGCCAGCTCGTTATTCTGATCGATTTCCTGACCCGCCCCGCCAAGAAAAAACGCTCACCGGACGCTCAGGCCGCCGTCGAAGCGTCGGCAAAAGACCTGACGCTGTACCAGTTCCAGGCCTGCCCGTTCTGCGTGAAGACCCGCCGCACGCTGCGCCGCCTGAACGTGCCGGTCGCATTGCGCGATGCGAAGAACAACGAGATCGACCGTCAGACCCTGCTGACCGAGGGCGGCAAGATCAAAGTGCCTTGCCTGCGCATCGAAGAAGGCGACAAGACGGTGTGGATGTACGAGTCCAAGGTGATCATCGATTACCTCGACAAGCGTTTTTCGGCGGTTTGA
- the folE gene encoding GTP cyclohydrolase I FolE gives MTLEQNYTAILGQLGEDVSREGLLDTPKRAAKAMKYLCRGYEQTLEEVTNGALFSSDNSEMVVVKNIELYSLCEHHLLPFIGKAHVAYIPSGKVLGLSKVARIVDMFARRLQIQENLSRQIAEAIQQVTGALGVAVVIEAQHMCMMMRGVEKQNSSMITSVMLGEFRENAATRTEFLSLIK, from the coding sequence GTGACACTGGAACAGAACTACACGGCGATCCTTGGTCAACTCGGCGAGGACGTCTCCCGCGAAGGCCTGCTCGACACCCCGAAACGTGCGGCCAAAGCCATGAAGTACCTTTGCCGTGGCTATGAGCAAACCCTGGAAGAAGTCACCAACGGTGCACTGTTCAGTTCCGACAACAGCGAAATGGTCGTGGTCAAGAACATCGAGCTGTACTCGCTGTGTGAACACCACCTGCTGCCCTTCATTGGCAAGGCCCACGTCGCCTACATCCCGAGCGGCAAAGTCCTCGGTCTGTCGAAGGTCGCGCGCATCGTCGACATGTTCGCCCGTCGCCTCCAGATCCAGGAAAACCTCAGCCGCCAGATCGCTGAAGCCATCCAACAGGTCACCGGCGCGCTCGGCGTGGCCGTGGTCATTGAAGCCCAGCACATGTGCATGATGATGCGCGGCGTCGAGAAGCAGAACTCCTCGATGATCACCTCGGTGATGCTGGGTGAATTCCGCGAAAACGCTGCCACCCGCACCGAGTTCCTTAGCCTGATCAAGTGA
- the aroC gene encoding chorismate synthase: MSGNTYGKLFSVTTAGESHGPALVAIVDGCPPGVELSLEDLQRDLDRRKPGTSRHTTQRQEADEVEILSGVFEGKTTGASIGLLIRNTDQKSKDYSAIKDLFRPAHADYTYHHKYGIRDYRGGGRSSARETAMRVAAGAIAKKYLATQGITVRGYMSQLGPIDIPFKTWDSVEQNAFFSPDPDKVPELEAYMDQLRRDQDSVGAKITVVAEGVMPGLGEPIFDRLDAELAHALMSINAVKGIEIGAGFDSVAQRGTEHRDELTPEGFLSNNAGGILGGISSGQPIVAHLALKPTSSITTPGRSIDVDGNPVDVITKGRHDPCVGIRATPIAEAMMAIVLLDHLLRHRGQNMDVRVNTPVLGQL, from the coding sequence ATGTCCGGCAATACCTACGGCAAGCTGTTCTCTGTCACCACCGCCGGCGAAAGCCATGGCCCGGCGCTGGTTGCTATCGTCGACGGCTGCCCGCCGGGTGTCGAGTTGTCGCTGGAAGACTTGCAGCGTGACCTCGATCGCCGCAAGCCCGGTACCAGCCGCCATACGACCCAGCGTCAGGAAGCGGACGAGGTCGAAATCCTCTCCGGCGTGTTCGAAGGCAAGACCACCGGCGCCTCCATCGGCTTGTTGATTCGCAACACCGACCAGAAGTCCAAGGACTATTCGGCGATCAAGGACCTGTTCCGCCCGGCCCACGCCGACTACACCTATCACCACAAATACGGCATTCGTGATTACCGTGGCGGCGGCCGCAGCTCTGCCCGTGAAACCGCCATGCGTGTCGCCGCAGGCGCCATTGCCAAGAAATACCTGGCAACCCAGGGCATCACCGTGCGCGGCTACATGAGCCAGTTGGGCCCTATCGACATCCCGTTCAAAACCTGGGACTCGGTCGAGCAAAATGCCTTCTTCAGTCCGGACCCGGACAAAGTGCCCGAGCTGGAAGCCTACATGGACCAGCTGCGTCGCGACCAGGATTCGGTCGGGGCAAAAATTACGGTGGTTGCCGAAGGCGTGATGCCCGGCCTGGGCGAGCCGATCTTTGACCGCCTGGACGCCGAACTGGCCCACGCGCTGATGAGTATCAACGCAGTCAAAGGCATCGAAATCGGCGCCGGCTTCGACAGTGTTGCCCAGCGTGGCACCGAACACCGCGATGAACTGACGCCGGAAGGCTTCCTGTCCAACAATGCTGGCGGCATCCTGGGCGGTATTTCCTCTGGGCAACCCATCGTCGCGCATCTGGCGTTGAAGCCAACGTCGAGCATCACCACGCCGGGCCGTTCGATCGATGTCGACGGCAACCCGGTCGATGTGATCACCAAGGGCCGTCACGACCCGTGCGTCGGAATTCGTGCCACTCCCATCGCCGAAGCAATGATGGCCATCGTGCTGCTTGACCATTTGCTCCGCCATCGCGGCCAGAACATGGACGTGCGGGTGAATACGCCGGTTCTGGGTCAACTGTAA
- the prmB gene encoding 50S ribosomal protein L3 N(5)-glutamine methyltransferase produces MITSRLRTLRDHIRWAVSRFHGEDLFYGHGTDNAWDEARQLVLGALHLPWEISDAYLDCNLEDDELVNLQRLIMRRIEERVPTAYLLGEAWFCGMSFIVDERVLIPRSPIGELIENRFEPWLGQEPARILDLCTGSGCIGIACADVFPDAEVALADLSFEALEVANQNIERHGLDERVYTVQGDGFDGLPGQRFDLIVSNPPYVDAEDFADMPDEYQHEPELALACGADGLNLVRRMLAQAADHLTEKGLLIVEVGNSQVHVEALYPEVDFAWLEFQRGGHGVFMLTAEQCRAHQAVFAARV; encoded by the coding sequence GTGATCACTTCCCGCCTGCGCACCCTGCGCGATCATATCCGTTGGGCCGTCAGCCGCTTTCACGGGGAAGATCTGTTTTACGGTCATGGCACCGACAACGCCTGGGACGAAGCCCGTCAACTGGTGCTGGGTGCATTGCACCTGCCTTGGGAAATTTCCGACGCCTACCTGGATTGCAACCTGGAAGATGACGAACTAGTCAATCTGCAGCGTTTGATCATGCGCCGTATCGAAGAACGCGTGCCAACGGCGTATCTGCTGGGCGAGGCGTGGTTCTGCGGAATGTCGTTCATCGTCGACGAGCGCGTGCTGATTCCCCGTTCACCGATTGGCGAGCTGATCGAGAACCGGTTTGAACCCTGGCTGGGCCAGGAGCCTGCACGGATCCTCGACCTGTGCACCGGCTCCGGCTGTATCGGCATCGCGTGCGCCGATGTGTTCCCCGACGCGGAAGTGGCATTGGCGGACCTGTCATTCGAAGCCCTGGAAGTGGCGAACCAGAACATCGAACGCCACGGTCTGGATGAGCGGGTCTATACGGTGCAAGGCGATGGTTTCGACGGCCTGCCGGGTCAACGTTTCGACCTGATCGTATCCAACCCGCCGTATGTCGATGCCGAAGACTTCGCGGACATGCCGGACGAGTACCAGCACGAGCCCGAACTGGCGCTGGCCTGTGGCGCTGACGGTCTGAATCTGGTCCGGCGGATGCTGGCACAGGCTGCGGATCACCTGACCGAGAAGGGGTTGCTGATTGTCGAAGTGGGCAACAGCCAGGTGCACGTCGAGGCGCTGTACCCGGAAGTGGACTTCGCCTGGCTGGAATTCCAGCGCGGCGGCCATGGTGTGTTCATGCTGACGGCTGAACAGTGCCGGGCGCATCAGGCGGTTTTTGCGGCCAGGGTATAG
- a CDS encoding lysozyme inhibitor LprI family protein yields MRFMMIAVGMFMALGIGCSAQAEDCDATQASMNQCASKEYAALDADLNTQYKAQMAYLKNPAQKKALQEAQKKWIAFRDADCQYQVGKREDGGSLWPLAQAQCLSAQTKVRVEQLKGYVACRQEGCPK; encoded by the coding sequence ATGCGATTCATGATGATAGCGGTGGGCATGTTCATGGCGCTGGGCATTGGCTGTTCGGCGCAAGCCGAGGATTGCGATGCAACGCAGGCGTCGATGAACCAGTGCGCGAGCAAGGAATATGCGGCGCTGGATGCCGATCTCAACACGCAGTACAAGGCGCAGATGGCCTACCTGAAGAACCCGGCGCAGAAGAAAGCGCTGCAGGAGGCCCAGAAGAAGTGGATCGCCTTTCGTGATGCCGATTGCCAGTATCAGGTGGGTAAGCGAGAGGATGGCGGGAGTCTTTGGCCGCTGGCGCAGGCGCAATGCTTGTCGGCACAAACCAAGGTGCGGGTCGAGCAGTTGAAGGGCTACGTGGCGTGTCGGCAGGAAGGCTGTCCTAAATAG
- a CDS encoding glutathione S-transferase family protein: protein MYKVYGDYNSGNCYKIKLMLSLLGVQYEWVPVDILNGETETEAFLEKNPNGKIPVLELEDGTCLWESNAILNFLAEGTPYLLTEPRLRTQMLQWQFFEQYSHEPTIAVARFIQFYLGLPEARMDEYRSLHKRGYRALKVMEQQLQRTPFLVGEHFSIADIALYAYTHVAHQGGFDLTQFPAIERWLERIKQQPGYVGMLD from the coding sequence ATGTACAAGGTTTACGGCGATTACAACTCGGGCAACTGCTACAAGATCAAATTGATGCTCAGCCTTCTTGGCGTTCAGTATGAATGGGTGCCGGTGGACATCCTCAATGGGGAGACCGAAACCGAAGCGTTCCTTGAAAAGAACCCCAACGGCAAGATTCCCGTGCTGGAGCTTGAGGACGGCACCTGCCTGTGGGAGTCCAACGCGATTCTCAACTTCCTGGCTGAAGGCACGCCGTATCTGCTGACCGAGCCTCGCCTGCGCACGCAAATGCTGCAATGGCAGTTTTTCGAACAGTACAGCCATGAACCGACCATCGCCGTGGCCCGCTTCATTCAGTTTTACCTGGGGCTGCCTGAAGCGCGTATGGACGAATACCGGTCGCTGCACAAGCGCGGTTACAGGGCGTTGAAGGTCATGGAGCAGCAGCTGCAGCGCACGCCGTTCCTGGTGGGCGAGCATTTTTCCATTGCGGACATTGCGCTCTATGCCTACACCCATGTCGCCCATCAAGGCGGTTTCGACCTGACTCAGTTCCCGGCCATCGAACGCTGGCTGGAGCGGATCAAGCAGCAGCCGGGTTACGTCGGCATGCTGGATTGA
- a CDS encoding MarR family transcriptional regulator, with amino-acid sequence MLDLKNSSTQQIAMEAFFFGYQAFTAKADEMLDRRGLSRVHQRIVFFIARYPGLSVKELLGVLGVSKQALNTPLRQLIEMELVLSVAPEDDKRKRLLELTVEGAKFEESLRREQVKLLQRVFAEAGREAVDGWLAVNKALGNTLNRS; translated from the coding sequence ATGCTTGACCTTAAAAATTCATCGACACAGCAGATCGCCATGGAAGCGTTTTTCTTCGGCTATCAGGCGTTCACTGCAAAAGCTGACGAAATGCTCGATCGTCGGGGCCTGAGCCGGGTCCACCAACGCATCGTGTTTTTCATCGCCCGCTATCCGGGGCTCAGCGTGAAGGAACTGCTTGGCGTGCTGGGCGTGAGCAAGCAAGCGTTGAACACCCCGCTGCGGCAGTTGATCGAAATGGAACTGGTCCTGAGCGTCGCCCCCGAAGACGACAAACGAAAACGCCTTCTGGAGCTCACAGTCGAAGGCGCGAAGTTCGAAGAATCACTGCGCCGCGAACAGGTAAAACTGCTGCAACGGGTATTCGCCGAGGCCGGACGCGAAGCCGTGGATGGCTGGCTGGCCGTGAACAAGGCATTGGGCAATACCCTCAATCGCAGCTGA
- a CDS encoding cysteine hydrolase family protein, with product MSVSKTGPKTMFQLSGREYAAATLSNATLIIIDAQKEYLSGPLALTGVQHAIDNIVKLVDAARAAKSPIIHVRHLGTVGGMFDPQGERGKFVPELMPQGDEIVIEKRLPNALNGTVTTDDRKTLHKLLEDLGRLDLVVCGFMSHSSVSTTVRAAKDYGFRCTLVEDACATRDLPTPTGVIKAELVQQAEMAIMNDNFAKLALTKDLI from the coding sequence ATGTCTGTTTCAAAGACCGGTCCAAAGACCATGTTTCAACTCAGTGGCCGTGAATACGCGGCGGCCACCTTGAGTAATGCCACGCTGATCATCATCGATGCCCAGAAAGAATACCTCAGTGGCCCGCTGGCCCTGACCGGCGTTCAACACGCCATCGACAACATCGTCAAACTGGTCGACGCTGCGCGCGCCGCCAAATCACCGATCATCCATGTCCGTCATTTGGGGACCGTGGGCGGCATGTTCGATCCGCAGGGTGAACGCGGAAAGTTCGTCCCGGAATTGATGCCACAAGGTGATGAAATCGTCATCGAAAAGCGCCTGCCCAACGCTCTGAACGGCACCGTGACCACCGACGACCGCAAAACCCTGCACAAGCTGCTCGAAGACCTGGGCCGTCTGGATCTGGTGGTCTGCGGGTTCATGAGCCACTCCAGCGTCAGCACCACCGTGCGTGCGGCCAAGGACTACGGTTTCCGCTGCACGCTGGTTGAAGACGCCTGCGCCACCCGCGATCTGCCGACACCCACCGGCGTCATCAAGGCCGAACTCGTTCAGCAGGCGGAGATGGCAATCATGAACGACAATTTCGCCAAACTTGCCCTGACCAAAGACCTCATCTGA
- a CDS encoding Smr/MutS family protein, producing MQDDDFSLFRSELRGVKPIKTEHADVGKPKPDRKHLAKLRQAATVRSDATITVDGLSDQFVIDVGPEDTLYWARDGVQEGQMRKLKLGQISFEGSLDLHGMSVELARETMWEFLAEAAKLEVRCVRITHGKAVRLDGKRPMIKSHVNTWLRQHQQVLGFTSCIAKHGGAGAVYVMLKRTMMEGRDE from the coding sequence ATGCAAGACGACGACTTTTCCCTGTTCAGAAGTGAGCTTCGTGGCGTCAAGCCCATCAAGACTGAACACGCCGATGTAGGCAAACCCAAACCCGACCGCAAGCATCTGGCCAAGCTGAGGCAGGCTGCGACGGTGCGCTCTGATGCCACGATTACCGTCGACGGCCTGTCCGATCAGTTTGTGATCGACGTAGGGCCGGAAGACACGCTGTACTGGGCCCGCGATGGCGTTCAGGAAGGTCAGATGCGTAAACTCAAGCTCGGTCAAATCAGCTTCGAAGGCAGCCTTGATCTGCACGGCATGAGCGTGGAACTGGCGCGGGAGACCATGTGGGAGTTTCTGGCGGAGGCGGCGAAGCTGGAAGTCCGCTGCGTGCGCATCACACATGGCAAAGCGGTGCGACTGGACGGCAAGCGCCCGATGATCAAAAGCCACGTCAACACCTGGCTGCGCCAACATCAGCAGGTGCTGGGCTTTACATCCTGCATCGCCAAACACGGCGGTGCGGGCGCGGTGTACGTCATGCTCAAGCGCACGATGATGGAAGGGCGCGACGAGTAA
- a CDS encoding alpha/beta hydrolase has protein sequence MLRAMSLIRGLLPLRVIALTLTLLSSLAQAGTPVVLQRPITLDTGTGELFGTLLLPKSTTPVPVVLIIAGSGPTDRDGNNPDGGRNDSMKRLALILAKHNIASVRYDKRGVAASRPATPDERDLSIEKYVDDAVAWAEKLKTDPRLGQLILMGHSEGALVATLAAERAGATALISVAGTGRPVDQVVREQLRYRLPPPLLARSEELIEEIKAGKTDDNVPEPLQVVFRPSVQPYLISLFRQNPAAAFSKLKIPTLIIQGRNDMQVGVGDAQLLHKAKPDSQLAIIDGMNHVLRIVPMDMKRQLASYKDPQLPLASELSDRIMNFISSVPAA, from the coding sequence ATGCTACGTGCTATGTCCCTGATCCGCGGCTTGCTGCCGCTGCGAGTAATCGCTTTGACCCTCACTCTTCTGTCTTCCCTGGCCCAGGCCGGCACACCCGTCGTGCTGCAGCGTCCGATCACCCTGGACACCGGCACCGGCGAACTGTTCGGCACGTTGCTGCTGCCTAAATCCACCACACCGGTGCCGGTGGTGCTGATCATTGCCGGGTCCGGTCCCACCGACCGCGACGGCAACAACCCCGACGGCGGTCGAAACGACAGCATGAAGCGCCTGGCGCTGATTCTGGCCAAACACAACATCGCCAGCGTTCGCTATGACAAGCGCGGCGTAGCGGCCAGCCGACCGGCGACACCGGACGAACGTGACCTGAGCATCGAAAAGTACGTGGACGATGCCGTGGCCTGGGCCGAGAAGCTCAAGACCGACCCGCGCCTGGGTCAATTGATCCTGATGGGGCACAGCGAGGGCGCTTTGGTGGCGACGCTGGCCGCTGAACGCGCAGGCGCTACGGCGCTGATCTCGGTTGCAGGCACCGGTCGCCCGGTCGATCAGGTGGTCCGCGAACAGCTGCGGTACCGCTTGCCCCCTCCTCTGCTGGCGCGCAGCGAGGAGTTGATCGAGGAAATCAAGGCAGGCAAGACCGACGACAACGTCCCGGAGCCTTTACAAGTGGTGTTCCGTCCAAGCGTGCAGCCGTACCTGATTTCCCTGTTTCGACAAAATCCGGCGGCAGCCTTCAGCAAGCTGAAGATCCCGACCCTGATTATTCAGGGCCGCAACGACATGCAAGTGGGCGTGGGCGATGCGCAACTGCTGCACAAAGCCAAACCGGACTCGCAACTGGCGATCATCGACGGCATGAACCATGTCCTGCGCATCGTGCCGATGGACATGAAGCGTCAGCTGGCTTCCTATAAAGACCCGCAACTGCCGCTGGCCAGTGAACTGTCCGATCGGATCATGAATTTCATCAGCTCGGTTCCCGCCGCCTGA
- a CDS encoding MFS transporter, with translation MAALPYWRLSSFYLFYFALLGSTAPFLALYFDHLGFSSARIGELVAIPMLMRCVAPNLWGWLGDYTGRRLAIVRFGAVCTLACFSLILFDKSYAWLAMVMALHAFFWHAVLPQFEVITLAHLQGQTARYSQLRLWGSIGFILTVVGMGRLFEWFSLDLYPQALLLIMIGIVGSSWWVPNAQPSASSQRPAGEGFLKQLFSPGVLVFYVSVALMQLSHGPYYTFLTLHLEHLGYSRGIIGMLWAVGVVAEVLMFMAMSRILQRFSVRHVLIASFALASLRWLLLGNFADHLSVLIFAQLLHAATFGSYHAAAIHFLQRSFGPRQQGQGQALYAALSGTGGAMGALYSGYSWNALGAGWTFAIASLAALIAAILAFTCMKEERA, from the coding sequence GTGGCAGCGCTTCCTTACTGGCGCCTGTCCAGTTTTTACCTGTTCTATTTCGCCTTGCTGGGCTCCACGGCGCCGTTTCTGGCGCTGTATTTCGATCATCTGGGGTTTTCCAGCGCGCGCATCGGTGAGCTGGTCGCGATTCCCATGCTGATGCGTTGCGTGGCGCCGAATCTCTGGGGCTGGCTCGGGGACTACACGGGTCGCCGACTGGCCATCGTGCGCTTCGGTGCGGTCTGCACGCTGGCGTGTTTTTCGCTGATCCTGTTCGACAAATCCTATGCCTGGCTGGCCATGGTCATGGCCCTGCACGCCTTCTTCTGGCATGCGGTGTTGCCGCAATTCGAAGTCATCACACTGGCGCACCTCCAGGGTCAGACGGCGCGCTACAGCCAGCTTCGTCTGTGGGGTTCCATTGGCTTCATCCTGACGGTGGTCGGCATGGGTCGATTGTTCGAGTGGTTCAGCCTGGACCTGTATCCCCAGGCCTTATTGCTGATCATGATCGGCATCGTTGGCAGCAGCTGGTGGGTGCCCAATGCCCAACCGTCAGCATCGAGTCAACGTCCAGCGGGTGAGGGCTTTTTAAAGCAACTGTTCAGTCCCGGTGTACTGGTCTTTTATGTCAGCGTCGCGCTGATGCAGTTGAGTCACGGGCCGTATTACACCTTCCTCACGCTGCACCTGGAGCACCTTGGCTACAGTCGCGGGATCATCGGCATGCTCTGGGCCGTGGGCGTTGTCGCTGAAGTCTTGATGTTCATGGCAATGAGCCGGATTCTTCAGCGCTTCAGTGTGCGGCACGTCCTGATCGCAAGTTTTGCGCTGGCTTCTCTGCGCTGGCTTTTGCTGGGCAATTTCGCCGATCATTTGTCGGTCCTGATATTCGCCCAGTTGCTGCATGCGGCCACGTTCGGCAGCTATCACGCCGCTGCCATACATTTCCTGCAACGTAGTTTCGGCCCCCGCCAGCAAGGCCAGGGACAGGCGCTTTATGCCGCATTGTCCGGCACCGGTGGCGCCATGGGTGCGTTGTATTCGGGTTACAGCTGGAATGCGCTAGGCGCTGGCTGGACCTTCGCCATTGCCAGCCTGGCGGCATTGATTGCCGCGATTCTGGCGTTCACCTGCATGAAAGAGGAGCGCGCATGA
- a CDS encoding methylthioribulose 1-phosphate dehydratase has translation MSRESLAQEIIEAGRFLYGRGWSPATSSNYSARLSASEALLTVSGKHKGQLGVDDVLATDLSGNSLEPGKKPSAETLLHIQLYRCKPEVGAVLHTHSVNATVLSRLTEGDRLVFEDYELQKAFSGVVTHESRVVVPIFDNDQDIARLAEKVQPWLDQHPDCAGYLIRGHGLYTWGAKMSDALRQIEAFEFLFECELKTMAIMNR, from the coding sequence ATGAGTCGCGAATCATTGGCTCAAGAAATCATCGAAGCCGGGCGCTTTCTGTATGGCCGTGGCTGGTCGCCCGCCACCAGCAGCAACTACTCGGCAAGGTTGTCGGCCAGCGAGGCGTTGCTGACCGTCTCTGGTAAACACAAAGGGCAGCTCGGTGTCGACGATGTCCTGGCGACCGACCTGTCCGGTAACAGCCTGGAGCCGGGCAAGAAACCCTCAGCCGAAACCTTGCTGCACATCCAGCTCTACCGCTGCAAACCTGAAGTGGGCGCGGTGTTGCACACCCATTCGGTGAATGCGACGGTGCTGTCACGGCTGACCGAGGGCGACCGTCTGGTGTTCGAGGATTACGAACTGCAAAAAGCGTTCAGCGGTGTGGTCACCCATGAGTCGCGCGTGGTCGTGCCGATCTTCGACAACGATCAGGACATCGCACGGCTGGCCGAGAAGGTCCAGCCATGGCTCGACCAGCATCCCGATTGCGCCGGTTATCTGATTCGCGGCCACGGGTTGTACACCTGGGGCGCGAAGATGAGCGATGCTTTGCGTCAGATCGAGGCGTTTGAGTTCCTGTTCGAGTGCGAACTCAAGACCATGGCGATCATGAATCGCTAA